A window of the Methanosarcinales archaeon genome harbors these coding sequences:
- a CDS encoding 7-carboxy-7-deazaguanine synthase QueE has translation MIKPAYIGEIFNSIQGEGIFAGIRQVFIRFQGCPLNCGYCDTPRSRERIAHFCKIESIPGSGEFKDIPNPIELATLVETINDVWSPGTRHLVLTGGEPLMHADFIDALSREVDYPLYLETNGCLPDRARDVQYVIDVAACDIKLPEHNAYDDYRSLLKAELETLGVFYEAGAATFSKTVVTDKTNDDDLKTIANSLSEIDAAIPLILQPVTSCPGFEPPSTQRLLELLDVVGDYLIDVRAIPQVHKIMGQL, from the coding sequence ATGATAAAACCGGCATACATCGGAGAGATATTTAACTCAATACAGGGTGAAGGTATCTTTGCCGGTATACGCCAGGTTTTTATCAGGTTCCAGGGCTGTCCCCTGAACTGTGGTTACTGCGATACACCCAGATCCAGGGAACGAATTGCACATTTTTGCAAAATTGAATCTATTCCAGGCTCAGGAGAATTCAAGGACATTCCAAATCCTATCGAATTGGCCACCCTTGTTGAGACTATTAATGATGTGTGGTCGCCGGGTACAAGACACCTTGTACTGACCGGTGGTGAGCCTCTGATGCATGCTGATTTTATTGATGCCCTTTCAAGAGAAGTTGATTATCCGCTATACCTGGAGACGAACGGCTGCCTGCCTGATAGGGCAAGGGATGTACAGTACGTTATTGACGTGGCAGCATGTGATATCAAGCTGCCGGAGCATAACGCTTATGATGATTATCGATCATTGCTGAAGGCAGAACTTGAGACATTAGGAGTGTTTTATGAAGCGGGTGCCGCCACATTTTCAAAGACCGTGGTCACGGATAAGACCAATGATGATGATTTGAAAACCATTGCCAATAGTTTGTCTGAAATTGATGCTGCCATTCCCCTGATCCTCCAGCCTGTGACCTCCTGTCCAGGATTTGAGCCTCCTTCAACACAAAGGTTACTTGAACTATTGGATGTAGTGGGAGATTATCTCATAGATGTCAGAGCTATCCCCCAGGTGCATAAGATTATGGGGCAGTTGTAA
- the mch gene encoding methenyltetrahydromethanopterin cyclohydrolase, with protein MLSVNEKGLEIAEEMMDWAEELKIKDNKLDNGAIVIDCGVNVSGSYDAGLMFTDICMGGLGSTSITVRKVSDIPLAFIDVTTDHPAVSCLGAQKAGWSISVDKYFAMGSGPARALALKPKHTFERIKYQDESEYAVVALESRALPDEKVMQLIADECSVPVENTIALVAPTASIVGSVQVSGRVVETGIFKLNELGFDTTQIVCGTGTAPIAPVVKDDLKAMGSTNDSVIYYGSIVLTTRGFNEELFKKVPSATSSDYGKPFFKTFKDAGYDFYKIDANIFAPAEVTVNDLDTGKTYHTGHLNAEVILESYGISGI; from the coding sequence ATGTTAAGTGTTAATGAAAAAGGACTTGAAATCGCTGAAGAAATGATGGATTGGGCTGAAGAGCTCAAGATTAAGGACAATAAACTTGATAATGGTGCAATTGTTATTGATTGCGGTGTAAATGTAAGTGGGAGTTATGACGCAGGATTAATGTTCACAGATATCTGCATGGGAGGCTTGGGCAGTACCAGCATCACTGTCCGTAAGGTTAGTGATATCCCTCTCGCTTTTATCGACGTAACTACAGACCACCCGGCTGTATCATGCCTTGGTGCACAAAAAGCGGGCTGGTCGATCAGTGTGGATAAGTACTTTGCTATGGGTTCAGGACCCGCACGGGCACTTGCACTAAAACCCAAACATACCTTTGAGAGAATAAAATACCAGGATGAATCTGAATATGCAGTGGTCGCCCTGGAATCCAGGGCACTGCCTGATGAAAAGGTTATGCAGTTAATAGCAGATGAATGCAGTGTGCCAGTTGAAAATACTATTGCACTTGTAGCACCTACTGCCAGCATTGTTGGCTCAGTACAGGTGTCTGGAAGGGTTGTTGAGACTGGTATCTTTAAATTAAACGAACTGGGTTTTGATACTACACAGATCGTATGCGGTACAGGTACAGCTCCCATTGCTCCTGTGGTTAAAGATGACCTGAAAGCTATGGGGTCAACCAACGACAGCGTGATCTATTATGGGTCGATAGTGCTTACAACCCGGGGATTCAATGAGGAACTGTTCAAAAAGGTCCCCTCTGCTACATCCTCTGATTATGGAAAACCGTTCTTTAAGACATTCAAGGACGCAGGTTACGATTTCTATAAGATCGATGCCAATATATTCGCACCGGCAGAAGTTACAGTAAATGACCTGGATACAGGCAAGACCTACCATACAGGCCACCTGAATGCAGAGGTCATACTGGAATCTTACGGCATCAGCGGGATATAA
- a CDS encoding GNAT family N-acetyltransferase produces MKIKRFSVNRNNEVKQFVLRVLAEEGFGYDNFKDFDLDDINGCYLLNGGMFFIGIHDGKIIGTSAVYRINENKCEIKRIYVKKEFRGMGYGKDLFIHALDYARNKCQRIILKTDRSLVKAINMYLKYGFSIVKEENDTLFLHYDA; encoded by the coding sequence ATGAAGATTAAGAGATTTTCTGTAAACCGAAACAATGAGGTAAAGCAATTCGTACTGAGGGTACTTGCTGAGGAAGGTTTTGGATATGATAATTTTAAGGATTTTGATCTGGATGATATAAATGGATGTTATTTATTAAACGGTGGAATGTTCTTTATCGGGATTCATGATGGTAAAATAATAGGAACCAGTGCTGTTTATCGAATAAATGAAAATAAATGCGAGATTAAACGTATCTACGTAAAAAAGGAGTTTAGGGGAATGGGTTATGGGAAGGATTTGTTTATACATGCTCTTGATTATGCCAGGAATAAATGTCAAAGAATTATTTTGAAGACAGATCGTTCACTGGTAAAGGCAATTAATATGTACCTGAAATACGGTTTTTCAATAGTCAAAGAAGAAAATGATACCTTATTCCTCCATTACGATGCATGA
- a CDS encoding amidohydrolase: MLQDVDNIELRNWIVELRREFHRIPEQSFFEFKTQQKILEILQQVGLKGKIIAKTGVIALINGNGPGKSIALRADMDGLEVTEETTQLNREYISQIPGFMHSCGHDGHMAIVLGAARLLNQCRGSFPGSVRLIFQPAEEQPPGGALEIIDEGGLDRIDAILGHHILSSIDAGKIKLKPGPFMATSNIMTVRITGKGGHHLDPRLYIDPISIASKFVGLIQDEIKKQIPEDRFIIGFGKISGGSQFNRTPDEVEILGSFRTFDKNNTRLIEDIIKHTLENLMQSYSREEYPGLPKFELDILHGYPVLINEPAFSNQVLKVLKRGFHNVGDDIDPFFGAEDFAYYLQKVPGVYIGLGTRNEEKGIIEGNHSSRFDIDEDILLVGTRMLTTIVLDFLNNPEEYFA; the protein is encoded by the coding sequence ATGTTGCAGGATGTCGATAATATTGAACTAAGAAACTGGATTGTGGAATTGAGACGTGAATTCCACAGGATACCTGAACAGAGCTTTTTTGAGTTCAAAACCCAACAAAAGATTTTGGAGATCTTACAGCAGGTCGGACTTAAAGGGAAAATCATTGCAAAGACAGGAGTTATTGCATTAATAAATGGAAACGGTCCTGGCAAATCCATTGCTCTTCGTGCAGATATGGATGGGCTTGAAGTGACTGAAGAAACAACTCAATTGAATCGGGAATATATCTCACAAATTCCAGGATTTATGCACTCATGCGGACATGATGGCCACATGGCAATTGTGTTAGGTGCAGCCAGGTTACTTAATCAGTGCAGGGGATCGTTCCCGGGTTCTGTAAGATTAATATTCCAACCCGCTGAGGAACAGCCCCCCGGAGGTGCATTGGAAATCATTGACGAAGGAGGGCTGGATAGGATAGATGCTATTCTTGGACATCACATCCTCAGCAGTATCGATGCAGGTAAGATAAAACTCAAACCAGGCCCCTTCATGGCGACTTCCAATATCATGACTGTAAGGATAACAGGTAAAGGCGGCCATCATTTAGATCCCCGGCTTTATATTGACCCTATATCCATTGCTTCAAAGTTCGTAGGCTTGATCCAGGATGAAATAAAAAAACAAATCCCTGAAGATCGATTTATTATCGGGTTTGGCAAGATCTCGGGAGGATCACAGTTCAACAGGACACCTGATGAAGTAGAGATACTGGGAAGTTTTCGCACCTTTGACAAGAATAATACCAGGCTCATTGAAGATATCATAAAACATACCCTGGAAAACCTAATGCAGTCATATTCCAGAGAGGAATACCCTGGACTGCCAAAATTTGAACTTGACATTTTACATGGTTATCCTGTACTCATCAATGAGCCCGCATTTTCAAATCAAGTTCTCAAAGTTCTAAAAAGAGGCTTTCATAATGTTGGTGATGACATTGATCCCTTTTTTGGAGCTGAAGATTTTGCTTATTATCTGCAGAAGGTACCGGGAGTATATATCGGGCTGGGAACCAGGAATGAAGAAAAAGGAATTATTGAAGGTAACCACTCAAGCAGGTTCGATATCGATGAAGACATTTTGTTAGTTGGTACCAGGATGTTAACAACAATTGTCCTTGATTTCTTGAATAATCCGGAGGAATATTTTGCATGA
- a CDS encoding O-phosphoserine--tRNA ligase encodes MRFDPEKIRKAAKEDFDTAWNQGKEYITAPNIHTQYPRFKLGFGKPHPIYDTIQKLREAYLRLGFEEMANPLIVDDKETHKQFGYEALAVLDRCFYLAGLPRPNVGISDEKITKIKEIIPVDDAGVETIRQILHSYKKGEIEGDDLVPEISHKLDVPDSKVAVMIDHVFPEFKELTPISSNKTLRSHMTSGWFITLGAMAERVKPPIHLFSVDRCFRREQQEDATRLMTYFSASCVIMDPEVTIEHGKAVAAGLLTQFGFEKFRFRPDEKRSKYYVPDTQIEVFAYHPGLVGSSTKYSDGWVEVATFGIYSPSALAQYDIPYPVMNLGLGVERLAMILHDSNDVRALTYPQFPVYESRWKMSDEELAGMISVDKVPVTSEGWDIQRAIVKVCEEHGSEPSPCEFLAWSGKVSGKDVKVWVTEPEENTKLCGPAAFNSVIVLEGDVLGLPDSPKYEKQFNNGTNANLRYIDAFAALAASEIENSVGENTLTRVRIVKVPSEVNIILDPIAQRNITGNNKKIDIRGPVFTTVRSEF; translated from the coding sequence ATGAGATTTGATCCGGAAAAAATTAGAAAGGCAGCCAAAGAGGATTTTGATACTGCCTGGAACCAGGGAAAAGAGTACATTACAGCACCGAACATCCATACCCAATATCCAAGATTTAAATTGGGTTTTGGCAAACCCCATCCCATATATGATACGATCCAGAAATTACGGGAGGCCTATCTCAGGCTGGGATTCGAAGAAATGGCCAATCCCTTGATCGTGGATGATAAAGAGACGCACAAACAATTTGGATATGAGGCGCTGGCTGTACTGGATCGCTGTTTCTATCTTGCAGGTTTGCCCAGACCGAACGTTGGAATTTCTGATGAAAAGATCACTAAGATAAAAGAGATCATCCCTGTAGACGATGCAGGTGTCGAGACAATACGCCAGATCCTTCATTCATATAAAAAAGGCGAAATTGAGGGAGATGATCTGGTACCTGAGATCTCACATAAACTGGATGTACCGGATTCAAAGGTCGCCGTAATGATCGACCATGTTTTTCCGGAGTTTAAAGAACTCACTCCCATTAGTTCGAATAAGACCCTTCGAAGCCATATGACATCGGGCTGGTTCATTACACTTGGTGCCATGGCGGAGCGGGTAAAACCACCAATTCATCTGTTCAGTGTTGATCGGTGCTTCAGGCGTGAACAGCAGGAAGACGCCACCCGGTTAATGACATATTTTTCAGCATCCTGTGTTATCATGGACCCTGAAGTTACCATAGAACATGGTAAAGCGGTCGCTGCCGGATTACTGACCCAGTTCGGATTTGAGAAATTCAGGTTCAGGCCCGATGAGAAGCGTAGCAAATACTATGTGCCTGATACCCAGATCGAAGTATTCGCTTACCATCCCGGATTGGTAGGCAGCAGCACCAAATACAGTGACGGTTGGGTCGAAGTAGCTACTTTTGGTATATATTCACCATCCGCCCTTGCGCAGTACGATATCCCGTATCCGGTAATGAACCTCGGGTTGGGAGTAGAGCGCCTTGCCATGATCCTGCATGATTCTAATGATGTCCGTGCCCTTACGTACCCCCAATTCCCGGTATATGAAAGCAGATGGAAGATGTCTGATGAGGAACTGGCCGGCATGATATCTGTAGATAAGGTTCCGGTAACATCAGAAGGATGGGATATTCAAAGGGCTATAGTCAAGGTATGCGAAGAACACGGCAGTGAACCCAGCCCATGTGAATTCCTGGCATGGAGCGGTAAAGTCAGCGGTAAGGATGTTAAAGTATGGGTCACCGAACCTGAGGAGAATACTAAATTGTGTGGACCTGCTGCATTTAACAGTGTTATAGTATTAGAAGGAGATGTTCTGGGCCTGCCTGATTCGCCGAAATACGAAAAGCAATTCAATAATGGCACTAATGCAAATCTCAGGTATATTGATGCTTTTGCAGCATTGGCTGCATCAGAAATTGAAAACTCTGTCGGGGAGAATACCTTGACCCGGGTGAGGATAGTGAAAGTGCCGTCTGAAGTAAATATTATATTGGACCCAATTGCGCAGCGGAATATTACTGGTAATAATAAGAAAATAGACATCCGCGGCCCGGTATTTACAACCGTAAGATCGGAATTTTAA